In Comamonas koreensis, the genomic stretch ATCCATCTGCGAGCCGCCGGCAAGACCGTGCATATCAGCCTGCAGCCCAGCGCCGGCAAGGCCCTGCCCGCCGATGCCGCCCATGCGCTGCAACGCGCCCAGGCCGCAGGCCTGGCGATCAGCGCGCAACCGCCCGCCCATTTCGACCTGGCCATCGATGCAGTCTGGGGCATTGGCCTGAGCGCCGGCCGCAGCGCCCCCACCGAAGGCCCCGCGCTGGCCTGGCTGCAGCAGCTGCTGGAAACCGATCGCGATGTGCTGTGCATCGACACGCCCTCGGGCCTGCTGGCCGATACCGGCGCCTGGCTGCCATGGCTAGAACCCCTGGTGCCACAAGCCCCCAGAGGCCGCCGCTTCACGCTCAGCATGCTGGCCCTCAAGCCCGGGCTTTTTACCCTGCAGGGGCGCGACTGGGCCGGCGAGGTCTGGCTGGCACCGCTGTCGGCCCACAACCCGGTCTGGCGCTGTGACCGGATTCCTGCCGCCGATATGGATACCTCCTCAGGCACCGGCCAGTTGGTCATCCGCGCCCAAAACCCTCTGCCCACCCACAACAGCCACAAAGGCCTGTTTGGCGATGTCGGTGTCATCGGCGGCCAAAGCGCCAGCCACGATGGCCAGGGCATGGAAGGCGCCGCCATGCTGGCCGCCAGCGCGGCGCTGCATGCCGGGGCCGGCCGGGTCATGCTACATCTGCTGGGCAGCAGCTGCACATCGCCCAGGCCTGGCGGCATCGCGGCCGACATCATGCTCCGATCGCTGGAGGCCATGCGCGCACTGCGCGGCAGCCTGGTCTGTGGTTGCGGCGGTGGCAGCCTGGTCAGCGATGTGATTCCTCAGGCCTTGCCGCATGCAGGCAGCCTGGTGCTCGATGCCGATGCGCTCAACGCCATCGCCGCCCAAGCCGCTGTACAAACAGCGCTGCTGCAGCGGGCAGCCCAAGCCAGTGCGACTGGGCCCACGGTGCTCACCCCCCACCCACTGGAGCTGGCGCGCCTCTTGGGCAGCAGCACTGCGCAGATCCAGCGCGACCGCATAGGCGCCGCGCGCCAGGCGGCGCAGCAATGGCAGTGCCTGGTAGTGCTCAAGGGCAGCGGCTCGGTCATTGCCGCGCCAGATGGGCGCTATGCCATCAACCACAGCGGCAATGCCCGCCTGTCGATTGGCGGCACCGGCGATGTGCTGGCGGGCTGCATCGGCGCGCACCTGGCAGCGTTGCCGCCCGGCAGCAGCTGGGCGGAGGCCTGGCAGCCGCTGCTCCATGCCGTCTGGCTGCATGGCCATGCGGCCGATATCTGGCCGCCGGCACGCATGCTGACGGCATCGCGCCTGGCGCGCAGCCTGCAACGGCCAGGCTGACAACCAGACTCGGACTTAGCCGCGCCCCACAAACGGCATCTTGGTGGCCATCACCGTGTGGAACAGCACATTGCATTCCAGCGGCAGATTGGCCATATAGAGCACCGACTGGCCCACAACATCCACATCCATCAGTGGCTCGGGCGCAATCTCGCCATGCGCCTGCATGACGCCCTGGGTCATGCGCATCGCCAGCTCGGTGCCGGCATTGCCCACATCGATCTGGCCGACAGCGATGTTCCACTTGCGGCCATCGAGCGCGGCGGTCTTGGTCAGGCCCATCACCGCATGCTTGGTGGCGGTATAGGCAATCGACATGGGCCGGGGCGCATGGGCCGAGATGGAGCCGTTGTTGATGATGCGCCCGCCCATCGGCGACTGCTGGCGCATCACGCGAAAAGCCTGCTGCAAGCAATAGAACATGCCGTTGAGGTTGACATTGACAACATCCTGCCAGGTCTCGACCGGCAGCTCATCGATCGGCACCGCAGGCGCGCCGCGCCCGGCGTTGTTGAACAGCATGTCCACGCGGCCAAACTGGGCCACGGCCGCATCGAACAAGGCCTTGACCGCCACCGGGTCGGCCACATCGGTGGGCACCACCAGGGCCTGGCCGGCGTCTGCCACATGGCTGGCCACTTCCTGCAAAGGCTGCGCGCGGCGGCCGGCCAGCACCAC encodes the following:
- a CDS encoding SDR family oxidoreductase; this translates as MTEKTRKIAVVTGAGTGIGRAAALALMKDGWSVVLAGRRAQPLQEVASHVADAGQALVVPTDVADPVAVKALFDAAVAQFGRVDMLFNNAGRGAPAVPIDELPVETWQDVVNVNLNGMFYCLQQAFRVMRQQSPMGGRIINNGSISAHAPRPMSIAYTATKHAVMGLTKTAALDGRKWNIAVGQIDVGNAGTELAMRMTQGVMQAHGEIAPEPLMDVDVVGQSVLYMANLPLECNVLFHTVMATKMPFVGRG
- a CDS encoding NAD(P)H-hydrate dehydratase, whose amino-acid sequence is MPASATLPYPALLSSDQVRAREQSLAATLPHYRLMARAGEATARLALAIAPHARHIWVACGAGNNGGDGLETAIHLRAAGKTVHISLQPSAGKALPADAAHALQRAQAAGLAISAQPPAHFDLAIDAVWGIGLSAGRSAPTEGPALAWLQQLLETDRDVLCIDTPSGLLADTGAWLPWLEPLVPQAPRGRRFTLSMLALKPGLFTLQGRDWAGEVWLAPLSAHNPVWRCDRIPAADMDTSSGTGQLVIRAQNPLPTHNSHKGLFGDVGVIGGQSASHDGQGMEGAAMLAASAALHAGAGRVMLHLLGSSCTSPRPGGIAADIMLRSLEAMRALRGSLVCGCGGGSLVSDVIPQALPHAGSLVLDADALNAIAAQAAVQTALLQRAAQASATGPTVLTPHPLELARLLGSSTAQIQRDRIGAARQAAQQWQCLVVLKGSGSVIAAPDGRYAINHSGNARLSIGGTGDVLAGCIGAHLAALPPGSSWAEAWQPLLHAVWLHGHAADIWPPARMLTASRLARSLQRPG